Part of the Thermococcus barossii genome is shown below.
CGCGAGCCTGAGCCCCAGGATGAAAATAGGCGACGCCATAGCCCACCCCCTCCTCGTCCATGGCATAGCCGAGAAGGAGGAGGCAAGGGAGATGGCTCTCAGGATGCTGAAGCGCGTCGGCCTAACTCCAGAGGAGGAGTTCTACGACCGCTATCCGCACCACCTCAGCGGCGGCCAGAGGCAGCGCGTTGTCATAGCGAGGGCGATGATACTGAAGCCGGAGTTCGTGGTTGCCGACGAGGCGGTCTCGATGATAGACGTCTCGATGCGTGCCTCGATACTTGAGCTCCTTGAAAGCTTCAGGGAGGAGTACAACCTCAGCCAGCTCTTCATCACCCACGACATAGCGGTGGGCAAGCTCATAGCCGACAGGATAGCGGTGATGTACCTCGGCAAGATAGTGGAGATAGGCCCGACGGAGGAAGTCCTGAAGAACCCGGCCCACCCATACACGATGGCCCTCATCCAGGCGGTACCTTCAATAGCGCGCAGGAAGAAGGAGAAGAAGCTCAAGATAACAGGGGAAGTTCCAAACGCGGCAAACCCGCCCAGGGGATGCAGGTTCCACCCGAGATGCCCATTCTCAAGCGAGGTCTGCATAGCCCACGAACCGGAGCTGGTGGAGGTAAGCCACAACCACTTCGTCGCCTGCCACCACCCGCTTCACTGATTTATTTTTCTCAGCTTTTTGTCCATCCTGAGCATCTCCTTCCACTGCCTCCCGGGCCAGTACACCTGCCCACAGTTCTCGCAGACGTAAAACTCGTCGTACCTCTCGTATACCTCCTCCGGAACTCTCTCCCTGATTTCTTCCTTTGGGACCGGTCTTATGGGCCCGTTACACTTCGGACAGCGCGCGTTGGCTGGGAAGAGCTCCTTAAACTCCACCCCAAAACTCCTGAGCTCTTCCATCTGACCCTCAAGGGAGTTCGAGGTGAGTAGGATAACGCTCACTCCAAGCTTCTTAGCCCTCCCTGCAAGGCCCGAATCCCGGGTCAGAAGAACCCGGTTCTCGGCCAAGGCAATCCGGAGTATGTCCTCATCCGCCTCCACCCCGTAGAGGGTGTCGTGGCCGTAAAGTCGGAGCCACCTCGCGAGACGGCCAAGCATCATGTCAGCGATGAACCTCATATGCTGAAGTTGGAGGCAATCCTTATAAGGGCCTTATTTCACAGCCGTGAAATAGGTGGTGGATTTGATAGTCTACTTCATAGGCACCGGCGGCAGCGAGGGGATTCCCGCTCACTTATGCACTTGCTCAACCTGCACCGAGGCGAGGAGGTTCGGCTTCGCCCAGAGGAAGCCCTCGACCCTCGCTGTGATCACCGAAAAGGGGAAAGCGGTTCTCTTCGACGTGGGCACGGACATAAGGGATTACCTCAACGTCCCCCTGGAGGCAATATTTCTGACTCACTGGCACCACGACCACATCTACGGCCTCTACAAGCTCCGCTGGATGGCACTTGAAACCCCGCTCTACGCTCCGGAAGGGCACGCCGACGCCCTGATCCTCCGCGAGCCCAAGAACCTCCAGCCAAGGGTGGTGAAAGCGGGTGACGTTATTAAGCTGGACACGCTGAGGATAACGGCCCTGAAGCTCAATCACCAAGTCGAAACCCTCGGCTACCTGATCGAGGAGGACGGGAAGGCCATCGCAATCCTCTACGACACCAAGGGCCTGCCAGGGGAGACGCTTGAGTTCCTGAAGGGGAAGGCTCCGCTCAGACTCGCCATCGTCGATGCCACCTACCCGCCGGGAATTGAGGATCCTTACCACAACAACGTTGATGAAGCCGCAGAGATTGGACTTAGGCTCGCCGAGAGGACGGTCCTGAGCCACATTTCCCACAAGAACCTGCCATTCCTTGAGCTGACGGAGTACGTTAGAAAAAGATGGGGAAACAGGGTTCTCGTCGCCTACGACGGCATGGTGTTCTACGTGTGAGCGCAATGCTTAAAAAGTTATAAGTTGAGTATCATACTATGCCAATAACTTTTGTTGACCGGGAGTCCGAGATAGAGTTCATGGAAAGACTCTGGGAGGGGGAGAACGCATTCCTTCCCATCTACGGGAGGAGGCGCGTGGGAAAGACCCGCCTGGTCAGGGAGTTCATGGGGGACAAACCGTCGGTTTATTACCTAGCCAGAAACAGCACCTACCATGACAACCTGAGGGGGTTCACCCGGGAGGTTCTCAAGGTGCACCCCTCCACCTTCCTGAACGAGTCGTCGTTCTTGAGCTTCGAGGAGGCTTTCAGGTACATCGCGGAGAAGGGGAAGGTCGTGGTTGTCATAGACGAGTTTCCATATCTCATCCAGTCGGACAGAAGGGTTTTGAGCGAGTTTCAGTACATAGTCGATGAAATCGTCAGGAACTCCGGGATTTATCTCATACTCGTCGGTTCGAGCGTTGGTATGATGGAGGAGCACGTGCTGGGCCAGAAGAGCCCGCTCTACGGCAGGAGAGACGGCCAGATAAAGCTCGGCCCCCTCGACTTCTTCAGCTCCTGGAAGCTGCTCGGTGTTGGCGTTGAAGAAGCCGTGAAGATTTACGGAGTGACCGGCGGGGTTCCGGCGTATCTCCTCCTCTTCAGCCACTTTGAGGACGTCAAGCGGGTCGCCTTCAGCAAGCACGGATTCCTATACGCCGAGGCGGATTTCCTGCTTTCAAGCGAGCTGAGGGAACCGCGGACGTACAAGCTCATCCTGAAGGCAATCGCCGAGGGCAAAACCCGTTTCAACGAGATAAGCACCTACACCGGAATCCCTCGCTCGAACCTCTTCAAGTACCTGGAAGTCCTCGAAAGACTCGGCTTTGTAAGGAGGGAAACTCCAGTCACCGCCCCACCGAAGACCAAGCACACAAGGTACAGAATATCTGACAGATACCTCGCCTTCTACTTCAGGTTCGTTGAGCGGTACAGGGACGAGATAGAGCTTGAGAGCCTCGACTTCTGGGAGGAGTTTCTGAAGGGATACAGCACATACCTAGGTTCAGTCTTCGAGGAGGTTTCCAGGGAGTTCCTCGTCAGGCTGGGAAGGGAGGGAAAGCTCCCTCTGAGGCCCAGCAGGCTTGGAAGGTGGTGGCATAAAAACGAGGAAATAGACATCGTTGCCCTCGACGAGCGGGAAAAAAGGGCCCTCCTCGTGGAGGTGAAGTGGAAGGAACTTGGCGAGAGGGAGGCCCGGGGAATTTTGAAGGGCCTGGAGCGTAAGGCAGAATTGATTGGCCTTGAAGGGTGGGGAAAGGGTTACGGACTCGTCGCGAAAGAGGTTAGGGGAAAAGAACGGCTGAGGAGAGAGGGATGGTTCGCATGGGATTTGGAGGACTTCATGGAGTTTGATGGAGCTGGTGGCCATGAGGACCCTTGAGCTCGCCAGGCGGAGGAAGACGGTGAGGAGGTTCCTCCCGGATGCGCCCCCCAGGGAGGACATAATGACGGCCATCAAGGTGGCCAAGGAAGCGCCGAGCGGAATGAACGCCCAGCCCTGGAAGTTCGTGGTGATAGACGACCCCTGGCTGAAGGGAAAGGTAAGGGAACTCTGCGAGGAGGAAGAGAGGAAGTTTTACTCCAGAACTAAGGGAGATTTGATGGCATGGCTCAGCGCGAAGGGCTTCAAGCCGGAGAAGCCCTTCCTCAGCGAGGCGCCCTACCTGATACTTGTCTTCGGGCACACAAAAGCCCCCTACTGGCTCCAGTCAACGTGGATAGCCGTCGGCTACCTTCTCCTGGCCCTGGAAGAGTTAGGCCTCGGGACCGTGACCTACACGCCACCGAACCCGAAACCAGTCGAGGAACTCCTGAACGCCCCTCCGGAATACAAGCTCCAGACGATACTGCCCGTTGGCTACCCCGCCGACCCGAAGCCGAAGTACGAGAGGAGAAAGCTCGAGGAGGTAGTGAGCTTCAACGGCTTCTGAGGTAGCCCTCAAGTTCCCCCAGAACTTCCATCTGTTCAGGGGTTTCCATGGCCCCGGGCCTTATACTCCTGACCCTCCCAAGGGCCTCCCCCAGCGGGAGTCCCTTGGAGTACATCAGCCACGCCACAGCCACCGTTCCGCTCCTCCCGAGGCCACCGAGGCAGTGAATCAGAACCTTCTTGCCTTGCATCCGTTTTCCTTCAATCCACCCCAAAATTTCGAGGAGCTGATTCAGTGAAGGGGCCGAGAAGTCGGGGATTGGGCTGTGAAGAACATCAACGCCCCTTTCTTCCCATTCCTCGATGGAATAAGGAAGCTCGAACTCCTCGACGAGGACAACTACCGCGTCGAAGGTTTCTGCAACCCGATCGAGCTCACTCACCGCTGGCATCCTTGAGAAGGCAACGCCCTCGTCGATGAACCTCGCAGAGCTCCACATTTACCACACCTTCGTGCCCTCTGGGACGTTCTCCGGAACGGGCAGGAGATAGACCCTGCCATCCTCGCTCTCAGCCACGACCAGCATCCCCTCGCTCCTGACACCTGAGAACTCCTTCGGTTTCAGGTTCAGGACGAAGATGAACTTCTTCCCCTCAAGCTCCTCGGGACTGTACTGGTCGGCTATACCCGTTATTATCGTCCTTTCCTCGGTTCCAAAGTCAACGTCGAGCTTTATCAGCTTCCTTGTCCTCCTTAGCCTCTCGGCTTTCCTCACAAGGCCGACCCTGAGGTCGAACTTCCAGAACTCGTTCACATCGTAGAGCTCCATATTATCACCGCCTGAGTCTCAGCATGGCAGGGTTTAAGGATTTTGGAACATCTGAGTTGCAACCAGAATCTTCTCTCCCTCCGATGACGCCAGAAGCTTCCCGTTCTCATCGAAGACCCATGCCCCGCCGGGCGGAAAGCTGTTCACAACAAAGGTCCTGACGCCAAGGAGCTTAACGCGCTCAGACATCGCCTCGACGTCTTCGGATGTTATTTTTCCAGATTCCGGCGAGTACTCCATCGGCACGAAGAGGTAGTCGGGCCTTTTCCGTCTAACCCACTTCGCTATCCTCTTGTTGTAGAGGTCGCCGCAGATTATTATCGCCACCTTTCCGAACTCGGTTTTGGTTGTTCTCACAGTGTTGCCGGTGCAGAACTTCATCGGCTCTTGGAACTTGCGGTGCTTGAGGAGCACCTCGCCGTTTCGACCGATCAGCAGGGCGGAGTTGTAGACGCAGTTCTTGTAGGGTTCAAGAAGGCCAAAGACAATGTAAACGCCGTTCTCCCTGGCCAGTTCGCTCACCCGCTCGATTATCTCACCGTACAGCTTTGCCCCGCTGAAGTCCCACTCCTCAAAGCCGGTGAGGCAGTACTCCGGGAAGACCACGAAGTCGGGCTCGTGCTTCAGGGCCTCATTGAAGCGCTTTTTGAACTCGTTCCAGCTGCCCTCGAAGTTCCCAACCTCAACGCGCATCGGGATTAGGGCAACCTTCATTTTTTCAGTTTCACCTGAATTCATCGTCATGGATAACCCTTAAAAACTTTTTTGAGTGGTAACAACGATGGCCGTTGGAGGGTGAGCCATGAGAACCTACTCATTCGGTGTTGAGACGGTTCCGGCTGCCATGGCTAAAGACCTCGTCGTCGGAAGCGTTCACGACGGGAGGAACTACAGGATAATGCTGGCGAGGGTTGTAGGGGAGGAAATCATTGAAACCCGCTTTCTGGCTGGAGAAAACGACTGGGAGGGCCACAGCGCAGCGGAACTGGACAGCGGCTACATCATCGGCGGGGCTGTCGAAGGCGTCGCAACACCGGACGGCGGCGAGGGCTGGAAGGCCTACGTCGCGAGGCTCGACAAAAGCCTGAACGTCCTCTGGGAGCGGAAGATTGATGTGAGAGAGAACGGGGCCGTCTATTCGGTTCTTCCGACAGAGGAAGGTCTCTTCATCGCCGGCGAGACGGGAAGGTCCGGCGGCAAGGGCTTCTTCCTCGGAAGGCTCTCACTCGAAGGTGAACTCCTCCTGCTGAGGGACTTTGGGCACTGGGAAGACGTAGTATTCACGGCACTTCTTCCATCTGAGAACGGCTTCAAGCTCATCGGGAGCGTGAAAACCGGGCGCTGGGAGGTCAGGGCCTTCGATTTTGGCTCCAGCGGAGAGTTTCTCGGAGAGAAAACCCTCGCGGAGGGGATAGCGCTGACTGCGGATTTGTGGTGTGAAAAGCTCGTCCTCGCGGGCTACCGAGGCGAGAACTTCTGGGTTCGGGTAGGGAAGAGGAACATCACACTCGGAGAGGGAACTGTCACTTCGATGTTCGCCACCAAAGACTGCCTTCTCGTCGGTGGGGAGCTCGAAGGAAACGCCGTCATCGTTGAACTCTCGTTGAACTCTCCGGGGAGGGAGAAGTGGTGGACAAGAGAAAGCCCTGGGAGAACGGCTCGATAGAGGTTTTGGGGGAAGGCGTTGCCCTTGGGGTGGGGGTGGGGGAGAGGATTGAGATGGTCATTGCCTTCCTCTAGCCCTTATCCCCTTAATCCCCCAGTAACTCACCTAAACCCCCGCAATGGGAACCGGACGAATGCCAATCCTTGGACAACTTGCAAGGGAAAAATACTTATAATTCGAAATCCAAAAGTACCGGGGATCCCTGTGAGGCACGCCAAACTTATTGTTTCATTCCTGCTCGCAATCCTGATCACAACGTCCAGCGGGTGCATCAACGGTCCGCCTGGAGAAGGAACCGGAAGCCCTGAAACGGAAACGGCCTTCAAAAGTGGAGAACATGGACCCCCCATGAACATTTCCCCTCCGGAGGCTGTAAAAGCCACGTTTCCGGGGGGAACATTCGAACCGAAACCAACGGACTGGTTCGCATATCCGCCGGAGTACGCGATCCTTGACCTCGTCTCCAGGTTATCGAAACGGTACAACGTCACCGAGGGGAGGGTGAGCATACCCCAACCTCAGAGGAGCCTCTCAAGCTTTACCGGAACGGCGAACGGCACCGAGTTCGGCCTCTTTGTTTATCCCAATTCAACGGCGGCCAGAGAAGCCATGAATCACGTAGTGGAACTCCTGCAGGGGGACGGCTTTCAGCGGGGAGACGATATCTTCTGGGAGAAGGGAAACGAGACCTACACGGTGTTCTACACCTACGAGCGCTACTTCTATGTCCTGTTCGTGGCAAGGACCGCTGGAGGGAGCGCGGAAGAAAGGAGGGAAAAACTCTCGGAGTCCCTGGAGAGTACCACCGCTTACGGACCCGGGCCCGGCAAGGTTCTCGGCCCCTTCCTGCCGGCCAAAGTGATCGCGGAGAAATGGAGTGAGGAGAGGGGTCTGAAGTTTTCGGGCTACCTGGACGCCCTTGAGGGGAAGGTTAAGGGAACCAACGTCAGCGCGGTTTTTCTCGTCTACCGGCCCCGTGAGGGGAGGGAGGTTTACCTCCAGCTCAAGGAGGCGTTTCTCAGGAACGGCTGGGTTGAGGGTGAGTACATCAACACAAACACCCGGGATCCGGCGGGACATCTCGTGGCGAGCGACTACTTCGAGGCCAACGGCACGGGGGCCTACATAGAGCTGGCGAGGATCACCGGCGTGGAGCGCGTTGCCCTCCTGCTCGGGAAGTCCAGAGAGGTCAAAGCCATCGTAAACGACCTGTGGTCCGAAGGAGACCCGACGGAGGGGCTATCCTTCGAGCGGGGGGCAGAGGTGCCAGGGGGCGTTTTTAGGCCGGTCAGCGAAAGGGGCGTGAGACCTGAAACGGTGATATCGAGGGTCCTCGATGGCCTCAGGAAGGAGTTCAACATCACGGCGGACTTTGTGGAGATTCCCGATGTCCCGGCGGCAGCTTGGTACAGCGGAAGAACTGACGACGTCGAGTTCATGTTCCTCGTCTATCCAAACGCCACTGCCTACCTCAAAGCCCTCGACGAGCTGACCGAAAAGCTCCTGGCTGAAGGCTGGGAGAGAACCGACGACGGAAGGGAACCCTACGCGAGAACCTTCGCCCGGGATTCAGACACCCTAACGGCCTTCGTCCAGTACCGCTACAACCACTACCTCGCCATCGTCATCAAGAAGCCCAGGTACTCGACCAGCGACTTCTTCTGGCACGTGGTCGGTACGGGCGGAGCAAGTCCAGGTGAGCTGCTCTCCTTCGGCAAACTGAGGAACGACGTGAGGCCCTGGAACTGGACGGAAAAGGTGGGACTGAGGTTCGAGGGGTACATATACAAGCTGGAGGGGAACGCCTCAGGTGACACGAAAGCGATGGTGCTGTTCTATCCTGCCCGGCTCGGCATGGAAGTCTACTTCCAGCTCAAGAAAGCGTTCCTCGAAACGGGGTGGGCCGAGAGAGACTACGTCGGGCTTCCCTCCCACGATGAGAGGAGACACCTGGTGACCAACGACCTCTTTGAGAAAAACGGAAAAGCGGTTTACATCGAGATCTCCACCTACGGGGACATGGACGTCCTGATACTGCTCTACGGGGACAAGCCGGGTGTCAAAACCTCCGCCAGGGCAATGTGGAGGTGATGGGGAGGGTGGCTATCTCCCGGAAAACATCCTTCGAAACCATCACTTTCCCGATTTTTGCCTGACAGGGGGCTGTACTAAACAAGATACCGGAACGCGAAGAAATGGTTCTTCAGCCCGATAGATTCTCCGTTAGGTTGAAGAGCCTCCCGACCCGCTCATCACTCAGGTTCTTCGTCCCACCGCCTTGGAGTATCGCGCCCAGCTCTTTGGAGATTTCGTCGATGGTTTCCATGTTCTCCGAAAGTAGCTTTCGCGGGTTCCGGCTGTTCATGGTTGCGTGAAAATAGACCTCAAGATCGGCGGCGGCCAAACTGAGGTTCCGGTATCGCTCCTCGTTATTCGCGAGGTAGATGGATAACGATGCCTTCCTCAGCATCAGAGAGCAGTAGGTGTACCGGCTCAGCCTCTCTCGGAGGACGTCGTCGCTCACGTTGCTCTTGAGCAGGATTCCGAGTGAGTCAGAATCTTCAAGGCAGAAGATGGCCATGTCTGAAACCTCCAGCAGGCCATTCATGGTTGCACCAAGCTCCGCTTCCCGCTGATGGTACCAGTAGCCTGTGTAGGCTGTAACGACCAGGAGCACGGCAATGATGAGCGGAGCAACACGTCTCATTAACACCACCACTCGTAATAACGAAAGAACCTTAAAAGGTTTCCCTCAAGCCGTACCGGTGATGGCATGAAACCCTTCATCCGGGAGGCAAGGGCTGAAGATAGACCCTTCATCGAGGAGATTTCAAGGCTCACGTGGGGCGGGGAAGACTACCTGGCAAGGGTTTTTGACGAGTGGCTTAGAGACGGCCACTTCTACGTGTTGGAGGTTGATGGAAAGGTAATCGGCACGGCGAAGCTGACGCTTCTCCCGGGAAAGGTCGGCTGGCTTGAGGGGCTGAGGGTTCACCCGGATTATAGAGGTAGGGGCTACGGGAGGCTTCTACACGAATTCATGCTCGAACTCGGAAGCAAACTCGCCCGCGAGGGTAAGGTCGAGGCCCTGGAGTTTGCCACCTACTTCCTCAACCGCGAGAGCATATCAATGGCCGAAAGGACTGGTTTCCACGTCAAGGCCAAGTTCTTCGTCTTCGGGGCAAAAACTGAAAGCTTTGAACCCGAGGAGCCTGAGCAGGTAGAACCGACCCTTGAAGACCTGACGCTCGGCATCGTTCCCGTCGGCTGGCGCTTCGTGAGAAGGAGCGAGGAAGCCCTAGGGTGGATTAGGGTAAACGCCGAGCTCTACGACATCAACGGCTTCCGCTTTTTGGCCCCGAAGGAGGGAACGACCTTCACGCCGCTGGAAGTCGGTCTCGCGACGCTCAAGGCTATCCTTCCAGCGATGGCGTGGGTCGCGAGGGAGAGGAGCGGGGAAGAGTTCGACGTGATGCTTCCGAGCGGGGTTAAGCCGCTCCTGCCGGGATTAAAACGGCTCGGCCTCTTCCTCTGGGACGAGGCGGAGGAGCCTAACGTGCTGGTGTTCAGGAAGCGGCTGGAATAAATACCGTACATGTCCCCCACGGAAGAAGTTGAAACTCAGCGAGAGCCGTTAACTGCCAGCTCCTCGCTCAGATTCCTGAAGACCTCCGCGGCGCCTTTGGGTTTCAGGTCGTAGGTGTAGAGGCCGGAGTACTTGTACGGGTCGCTCTCCGGCCTGTCACCTCCGTAATCGTGGAGGGCCGCCCAGAAGGCCACTTCAGCCCCCTCGTTCAGCTCCACCACGAGCGCGTTATGGACGTAGCGTTCAAAGCCCTCCTCTCCCCGATAGCACGGCAGAATCTGAAACCTTTTAACGGGTGTGTAGCTCGTCTCCGTTACCCAGATTGGCTTTTCAAGGCCGAACTCCTGCAGGACAGTCCTGATTTCCCGCATTTCCTCAACTATTTCCCAGGGGTTACGGAAGTTCGTGTGGACGTTCATGACGTCGAAGTTCCGCCCGGCTGGAAACTCCGGGTCGCTCAGGAGCTTTCTGAGGTAGCTCCCCTCGCAGGAGGGCTCGGCCTTTGAATTGGCCAGCCCGCCGAGGACGACCTTGGCGCTGGAATTTCCCTCCTTTATCCCACGGTAGAAGTGGGCCAGCATCTCCGCGTAATCGTCGGCGGTCGAGCCGTCTCCATCGGGGTCCTTCAAAAAGCCGGCCATGTCTGGCTCGTTCCAGAGCTCCCAGTGGGTTACTCTCCCCCGGTAGTGCGCTGCAAGGGCCCTCGCAAACTCGCGGAGGTATTCGGGGTTTGATGGAGGGTAGAGGTAGTAGTTCCTTGCGTCCGGTCTTTCTGAGGCCCACCTCGGCGTGAACATCACGACGGGAAGCACCAAGAGGTTCCTCTGGAGGGCGGCGTTGATGATCCAATCGAACTCAGTGAAGTTGTACTCGCCAGGAGAGGGCTCTGCTATGGCCCAGATGAAGCCTATCCTGACCCACTTCGCACCGACGTCCCTCGCGGCGTCGAAAACGGCCTCTGCCCTCTCGTGGCTTATGCCGGGATCCATATAGACCACAAGAACGCCAAGGGATCCGTTGACGTCGGGGGAAAGGGAGTAGGTGACGTTGTTTTCGCAGGGCGGGAGCTCGGGGTTCCGGTTCACAAGGAACAGGCCAGATGCGAGCAGAAGGGCAACGAGAAACGCCGCGGGAAATAATTTTTTCAGCACGATGACCGCCAACTAAACTTGGGGGAACCCCATTTAAACGTTCCCACGAAAGATGAGCCGGAGGATGAATCCAATGGACATCCACACCCTCACCAAGAGAGACGAAATTCGCAGATGCCTCCAGATTGCCAGAGACTTGCCCGGGTGGTTCAACGAGGCCGGGCTCAGGGCGATGGAGCGGGATTTAGGGGAAGAGAGGACCTTCGTTGCCATCGAGGGGGGAGACGTTCTCGGCTTCGTAACGGTTAAGCCCCTCAATGAGAGGGCCCTCGAAATCCTCTGGATGGCCGTTAGGAGAGAGCTAAGAGGAAAAGGGATAGGGACGGAAATGCTCCTCTTTGCCGAAGAGTGGGCCAAGGAGAGGGGCTTTGAGGTTCTCGTCGTCAAAACCTCTGGCGACCTCTCATACGAGCCCTACGACGCGACGAGGCGCTTCTACGAGCTGAGGGGCTTCGTGAGAATAGCGCTGATAGACCCGTATCCGGGGTGGGGCGAGCCGGCGCTGGTTTACGTGAAATGCCTGAAGAGGAAGTAGGCGGAGATTAGAAACCGCGCTGTTATGTAGCCTGCAAAAGCCGCAGCGCCGAGAGGATATAGGAGACACCACCAGAGGGGGAGCTCGGAGAGCAGGTAAGCAAAGACGAGGGCAAGAGGCTTCCCATTGACCGAGTAGGAGTATGCAAAGGCAGCCCCAAAGAAAACTATGTCCTCCGGTCTCCAGAATCCCCCAGTCAGGGGCTGGTTGTAGTTGAGGGCAAAGACCGCCGTGGCACCAATTATTCCGGCGATTCTCCCGCGTTCACTAAAGAGTTCGTAGGGAACCGCATCATAGAAGAAAGCCGTCAAAATACCGCTCAGAGTCCAGAAGAGGAGGGCGTAAGGGACGAGGGAGGGTCTCCATTCCCCGGCAAAGCCCGGCTTCGCCATGTCCATGAACCTGTCCGCGCCAAAGTAAAGCATGGCAGTGAACGAGAAGGCGTAGAGGGGGAGCATGAGGGCAATGGCATGGGAGACGCTGTCTTCCTTGGCACCCCACCCCATGGGGGCACCATAGAAAAGCCTGGACACAAGATACGCCAGGGCAAGGGCCAGAAGAGCTTCGAAAAGCCTCCCAACCGGCGTTGAAAAAAAACTCCACTCTCGCCGAGAACGCAGAGAGGGCGTAGAGTGAGAGCGTTATCGAAAGGAGGTAGCCGATTCCTCTGAGCATGGAACCACTC
Proteins encoded:
- a CDS encoding MBL fold metallo-hydrolase, with protein sequence MIVYFIGTGGSEGIPAHLCTCSTCTEARRFGFAQRKPSTLAVITEKGKAVLFDVGTDIRDYLNVPLEAIFLTHWHHDHIYGLYKLRWMALETPLYAPEGHADALILREPKNLQPRVVKAGDVIKLDTLRITALKLNHQVETLGYLIEEDGKAIAILYDTKGLPGETLEFLKGKAPLRLAIVDATYPPGIEDPYHNNVDEAAEIGLRLAERTVLSHISHKNLPFLELTEYVRKRWGNRVLVAYDGMVFYV
- a CDS encoding Mut7-C RNAse domain-containing protein codes for the protein MRFIADMMLGRLARWLRLYGHDTLYGVEADEDILRIALAENRVLLTRDSGLAGRAKKLGVSVILLTSNSLEGQMEELRSFGVEFKELFPANARCPKCNGPIRPVPKEEIRERVPEEVYERYDEFYVCENCGQVYWPGRQWKEMLRMDKKLRKINQ
- a CDS encoding nitroreductase family protein is translated as MRTLELARRRKTVRRFLPDAPPREDIMTAIKVAKEAPSGMNAQPWKFVVIDDPWLKGKVRELCEEEERKFYSRTKGDLMAWLSAKGFKPEKPFLSEAPYLILVFGHTKAPYWLQSTWIAVGYLLLALEELGLGTVTYTPPNPKPVEELLNAPPEYKLQTILPVGYPADPKPKYERRKLEEVVSFNGF
- a CDS encoding methionine--tRNA ligase subunit beta, which gives rise to MELYDVNEFWKFDLRVGLVRKAERLRRTRKLIKLDVDFGTEERTIITGIADQYSPEELEGKKFIFVLNLKPKEFSGVRSEGMLVVAESEDGRVYLLPVPENVPEGTKVW
- a CDS encoding GNAT family N-acetyltransferase; protein product: MKPFIREARAEDRPFIEEISRLTWGGEDYLARVFDEWLRDGHFYVLEVDGKVIGTAKLTLLPGKVGWLEGLRVHPDYRGRGYGRLLHEFMLELGSKLAREGKVEALEFATYFLNRESISMAERTGFHVKAKFFVFGAKTESFEPEEPEQVEPTLEDLTLGIVPVGWRFVRRSEEALGWIRVNAELYDINGFRFLAPKEGTTFTPLEVGLATLKAILPAMAWVARERSGEEFDVMLPSGVKPLLPGLKRLGLFLWDEAEEPNVLVFRKRLE
- a CDS encoding ABC transporter ATP-binding protein, which produces MSEPLLRVENLKKYFPVKRNILEVLRKEPPRYVKAVDGISFEIARGEVLALIGESGCGKTTAGRTVLRLIEPTDGRIIFDGTDITELSREEMRPFRRRMQIIFQDPYASLSPRMKIGDAIAHPLLVHGIAEKEEAREMALRMLKRVGLTPEEEFYDRYPHHLSGGQRQRVVIARAMILKPEFVVADEAVSMIDVSMRASILELLESFREEYNLSQLFITHDIAVGKLIADRIAVMYLGKIVEIGPTEEVLKNPAHPYTMALIQAVPSIARRKKEKKLKITGEVPNAANPPRGCRFHPRCPFSSEVCIAHEPELVEVSHNHFVACHHPLH
- a CDS encoding carbon-nitrogen hydrolase family protein — protein: MKVALIPMRVEVGNFEGSWNEFKKRFNEALKHEPDFVVFPEYCLTGFEEWDFSGAKLYGEIIERVSELARENGVYIVFGLLEPYKNCVYNSALLIGRNGEVLLKHRKFQEPMKFCTGNTVRTTKTEFGKVAIIICGDLYNKRIAKWVRRKRPDYLFVPMEYSPESGKITSEDVEAMSERVKLLGVRTFVVNSFPPGGAWVFDENGKLLASSEGEKILVATQMFQNP
- a CDS encoding beta-galactosidase; amino-acid sequence: MAVIVLKKLFPAAFLVALLLASGLFLVNRNPELPPCENNVTYSLSPDVNGSLGVLVVYMDPGISHERAEAVFDAARDVGAKWVRIGFIWAIAEPSPGEYNFTEFDWIINAALQRNLLVLPVVMFTPRWASERPDARNYYLYPPSNPEYLREFARALAAHYRGRVTHWELWNEPDMAGFLKDPDGDGSTADDYAEMLAHFYRGIKEGNSSAKVVLGGLANSKAEPSCEGSYLRKLLSDPEFPAGRNFDVMNVHTNFRNPWEIVEEMREIRTVLQEFGLEKPIWVTETSYTPVKRFQILPCYRGEEGFERYVHNALVVELNEGAEVAFWAALHDYGGDRPESDPYKYSGLYTYDLKPKGAAEVFRNLSEELAVNGSR
- a CDS encoding ATP-binding protein produces the protein MPITFVDRESEIEFMERLWEGENAFLPIYGRRRVGKTRLVREFMGDKPSVYYLARNSTYHDNLRGFTREVLKVHPSTFLNESSFLSFEEAFRYIAEKGKVVVVIDEFPYLIQSDRRVLSEFQYIVDEIVRNSGIYLILVGSSVGMMEEHVLGQKSPLYGRRDGQIKLGPLDFFSSWKLLGVGVEEAVKIYGVTGGVPAYLLLFSHFEDVKRVAFSKHGFLYAEADFLLSSELREPRTYKLILKAIAEGKTRFNEISTYTGIPRSNLFKYLEVLERLGFVRRETPVTAPPKTKHTRYRISDRYLAFYFRFVERYRDEIELESLDFWEEFLKGYSTYLGSVFEEVSREFLVRLGREGKLPLRPSRLGRWWHKNEEIDIVALDEREKRALLVEVKWKELGEREARGILKGLERKAELIGLEGWGKGYGLVAKEVRGKERLRREGWFAWDLEDFMEFDGAGGHEDP
- a CDS encoding GNAT family N-acetyltransferase, which gives rise to MNPMDIHTLTKRDEIRRCLQIARDLPGWFNEAGLRAMERDLGEERTFVAIEGGDVLGFVTVKPLNERALEILWMAVRRELRGKGIGTEMLLFAEEWAKERGFEVLVVKTSGDLSYEPYDATRRFYELRGFVRIALIDPYPGWGEPALVYVKCLKRK
- a CDS encoding protein-tyrosine phosphatase family protein — its product is MWSSARFIDEGVAFSRMPAVSELDRVAETFDAVVVLVEEFELPYSIEEWEERGVDVLHSPIPDFSAPSLNQLLEILGWIEGKRMQGKKVLIHCLGGLGRSGTVAVAWLMYSKGLPLGEALGRVRSIRPGAMETPEQMEVLGELEGYLRSR